Proteins encoded in a region of the Anopheles ziemanni chromosome 2, idAnoZiCoDA_A2_x.2, whole genome shotgun sequence genome:
- the LOC131293701 gene encoding centrosomal protein of 164 kDa yields the protein MNSSSYGTGIGQQEEIFYSTYEPTKEEILEYALKIGIDPDKETNLIYLARQGLLHPLPENWKPCYSKQVKAYYYYDRITKKSQWEHPIDVLYRAKVADARKALSLDRSDSTSLGDSGFRSLKSANNKCDPCANVYQPDASNQNHEIVIPPSVHISTDLKAGKKETDQRFVRDKLDTALELGQIEGTHSEHMTSGQIDAEEEEESDSYKKNNSQEAVITSTKYSGAKQRNSAMTLSSKLLFNISSSVREGTVETHGPNETPVLSGRMGLTAHAQSFTITGTGSQFLKSNKKPEFGGLEIGRKLEPEVKGILRDSSLTYVRNKSTPNEDSGSDERKSVRFDIDLNAELKPSKETVRDDSLINFEEIDEAYDNDSDDKRDRVDEEDGYDEADNESEVLENVTGNRYQTVYKQADIGLGVDDVEQLSSSDSDVPVVTDKIDRMETRPGQTVPDDRGVDSARLLKQTLDRERTRYRARLEEELSALETLEEANLQKELAKVHQRYEELLEKEKKKLEEQHQQNINEIKEFYQVKLNEMKADYEEENAKEYTVYRETLQEEFDRRVQEVTDEHRATMATLQKNHDEIVEELERDLKTEEELLKKEHTTNLTEMKIKLSHELEVERQRMRETGEDRLYEKVRCEKRLLEDKYKCLKEKYTRLKTDVRISLERRKKRREQQQHSLLSNSYETDDRTNSKPLPPYPYDIGKGISGPSSGHTVLTSEKSSISTPPPSAASKRFPVKGSYLLEGKNKLLHYNGISGPSDSRKPLMTNQNNNNNVNNNNNIPRTMQTDDTSQSETTYSKNYFQIRNIFASVQQCEGNISSDSEFDKQHREKGVPIMASGIPHAKVEAAARPKRKIFTKTKSASTSKLNATKHEREAGSGRPCTPVENLRIQLKKLEELEDQIPDCNLDAPYHLRYPFVHDHVENSGTGNVDGVGAGGATGTCGAIGSSNGSSELEFFKHRVLLERDSVMRAKESLRAQKHLFKTKQHDVSIKHAMKNKHTMDQIFNEEKELTEMEVSLHRTRAILGEKVIRLRHLERSLQKLSEKERPKMRSDGIDRALQPKETLSDLSSYSSSGFSSNELPIAEHNYGQLRTTMAPSNDDPFKYLEHLHAEIQEIWSLLNPGTGSVSVSFDEMDFLNNTNTITGNRICDMVLPPTPATPITTKLSSVAQPMGVHLQNQRHRYTVNLLEKTRDLKNWLRNAKSEHEMLKKNTFG from the exons ATGAATTCATCATCGTATGGAACCGGCATTGGTCAACAAGAAGAAATCTTCTATTCGACGTATGAACCTACCAAAGAAG AAATTTTGGAATATGCTTTAAAAATTGGAATCGATCCcgataaagaaacaaatctcATCTATCTCGCGAGACAAGGGTTGCTGCATCCTTTGCCGGAAAATTGGAAACCATG ttACAGCAAACAAGTTAAAGCGTACTACTATTACGACAGAATAACGAAAAAGTCTCAATGGGAACATCCGATCGATGTACTGTACCGAGCGAAAGTAGCAGATGCGCGGAAGGCACTGTCCTTAGATCGATCTGACTCTACGTCGTTAGGTGATTCTGGCTTTCGCAGTCTCAAATCCGCGAACAACAAATGCGACCCGTGCGCTAATGTTTACCAACCGGATGCTTCAAATCAGAACCATGAAATCGTTATTCCCCCATCTGTTCATATTTCGACTGATCTCAAAGCAGGTAAGAAGGAAACAGACCAACGATTTGTGCGGGACAAACTAGACACTGCTTTAGAACTGGGTCAAATCGAAGGAACACATTCCGAGCATATGACATCTGGGCAAATCGATgcggaagaggaagaggaaagTGATTCGTACAAAAAGAACAACAGTCAAGAAGCAGTGATAACAAGCACAAAATATTCTGGTGCAAAACAGCGAAATTCCGCCATGACTCTGTCATCGAAGCTATTATTCAACATCAGTAGCAGCGTACGAGAAGGCACGGTCGAAACACATGGACCAAACGAAACACCGGTTTTGAGTGGTAGAATGGGGTTAACTGCTCACGCCCAGAGCTTCACGATCACTGGCACGGGATcgcaatttttaaaatcaaataaaaagccAGAATTTGGAGGGTTGGAAATAGGACGTAAACTAGAGCCGGAAGTGAAAGGCATTTTGCGTGACTCGAGTTTGACGTATGTCCGCAACAAAAGCACTCCAAACGAAGATTCTGgctcggacgaaagaaaaagcgTGCGGTTCGACATCGATCTAAATGCGGAGCTGAAACCGAGTAAGGAAACAGTGCGCGATGATTCTTTGATTAATTTTGAAGAAATTGACGAAGCGTACGATAACGATTCCGATGACAAACGCGACCGGGTGGATGAAGAAGATGGCTACGATGAAGCTGACAACGAATCGGAGGTGCTGGAGAATGTAACGGGAAATAGATATCAAACCGTGTACAAGCAAGCGGACATAGGTCTGGGCGTAGATGATGTTGAGCAACTATCATCATCGGACTCAGACGTACCGGTGGTTACGGATAAAATTGATCGCATGGAGACAAGGCCTGGGCAAACCGTTCCA GATGATCGTGGGGTAGATTCTGCACGACTGCTGAAACAAACATTAGACCGCGAACGTACGAGGTACCGGGCGAGGCTAGAGGAAGAACTAAGTGCCCTGGAAACTCTCGAAGAAGCTAACTTACAAAAAGAATTAGCCAAAGTGCACCAACGATACGAGGAGTTgctagaaaaggaaaagaaaaaactggAAGAGCAGCATCAGCAAAATATCAATGAAATCAAAGAATTTTATCAGGTAAAGCTGAACGAAATGAAAGCTGActacgaagaagaaaacgctAAAGAATATACAGTTTACCGGGAAACTCTACAAGAGGAGTTCGATCGACGTGTTCAGGAGGTTACGGATGAGCATCGAGCTACAATGGCAACGCTTCAAAAAAATCACGACGAAATTGTCGAGGAGCTCGAGCGCGATCTAAAGACCGAGGAGGAACTGCTTAAAAAGGAGCACACCACCAACCTTacggaaatgaaaatcaagTTGAGTCATGAACTGGAAGTAGAAAGGCAGCGTATGCGGGAGACGGGTGAAGATCGTTTGTACGAGAAAGTACGCTGTGAAAAGCGCTTGCTGGAGGACAAGTACAAATGTCTGAAGGAAAAGTACACCCGTTTGAAAACGGATGTTCGCATCTCTCTGGAGCGACGTAAGAAACGCCGGGAGCAACAGCAACATAGTTTGCTCAGCAATAGCTATGAAACGGATGATCGTACGAACTCAAAACCACTACCGCCCTATCCGTATGACATTGGGAAGGGTATTTCGGGCCCGTCGTCAGGCCACACAGTGCTGACGTCTGAAAAATCATCCATCAGCACGCCGCCTCCATCGGCCGCTTCCAAGCGCTTCCCGGTCAAAGGCAGTTACCTGTTGGAGGGCAAAAATAAACTCCTTCACTACAACGGTATCAGCGGACCCTCGGACTCGCGAAAACCCCTGATGACGAACCagaataacaataacaacgtaaataacaacaataataTTCCCCGTACGATGCAAACCGATGATACGAGCCAGAGCGAGACGACGTATTCGAAGAACTATTTTCAAATACGAAACATATTCGCTAGCGTCCAGCAGTGTGAAGGCAACATCAGCTCGGACTCGGAGTTTGATAAACAGCACCGAGAGAAAGGAGTGCCTATCATGGCTAGTGGCATTCCTCATGCCAAGGTGGAAGCGGCAGCGCGTCCGAAGCGCAAGATCTTTACCAAAACCAAGTCCGCCTCCACGTCGAAACTGAACGCTACCAAACACGAACGGGAAGCAGGAAGCGGTCGACCGTGTACTCCTGTGGAAAACCTTCGCATTCAGCTCAAGAAGCTGGAGGAGTTAGAGGATCAAATTCCAGATTGCAACCTCGACGCTCCATATCATCTGCGGTATCCATTCGTTCATGATCATGTGGAAAATAGCGGAACCGGAAATGTGGATGGTGTCGGAGCTGGAGGCGCCACTGGAACGTGCGGTGCGATAGGATCAAGCAATGGAAGTAGCGAATtagaatttttcaaacatcgCGTTCTACTCGAGCGGGATTCCGTAATGCGCGCCAAAGAGTCCCTACGAGCGCAGAAACACCtattcaaaacaaagcaacacgACGTTTCCATCAAACATGCCATGAAGAACAAGCACACCATGGATCAAATATTTAAC GAAGAAAAAGAGCTTACCGAAATGGAAGTATCACTGCACCGAACCCGTGCTATACTTGGTGAGAAAGTAATCAGGTTGCGTCACCTTGAGCGCTCTTTGCAGAAACTTTCAGAAAAAGAACGCCCAAAAATGCGATCGGACGGTATCGACCGGGCGCTCCAACCCAAGGAAACGCTAAGCGATTTATCATCCTATTCGAGCTCCGGCTTCAGCAGTAACGAGTTACCAATCGCAGAGCACAATTATGGCCAACTGCGCACAACAATGGCACCGAGCAATGATGATCCCTTTAAATATCTGGAACATCTGCATGCAGAGATTCAGGAAATTTGGAGCCTTCTCA ACCCCGGCACAGGCTCAGTTTCGGTAAGCTTTGACGAAATGGATTTCCTTAACAACACCAACACGATTACAGGTAATCGAATCTGCGATATGGTTCTCCCGCCAACACCGGCTACACCAATCACCACTAAATTGTCATCGGTAGCCCAACCGATGGGTGTCCACTTGCAAAACCAACGTCATCGTTACACAGTAAATCTGCTGGAAAAGACTCGTGATCTGAAAAACTGGCTTCGGAATGCCAAAAGTGAGCATGAAAtgttaaagaaaaatacattcgGCTAA